AAAAGCTCACGAAGTTTGCCCATACTCTAAGGCAACACGTGGTAATATCGACGTTAAAATTGATGTCATGTAATTTAAAAATAAAAAGTTCTCTAGCAATCCATATGTTGATTGCTAGAGAACTTTTTTTGTTTTTAATTAAGTACTTAAATCACAATAGGATTATTATTTTTAATTTTAAGATAACGTTTTAATTATAGGACTTTTAAATAAAGTCAATGATATTAAGTGAAATCGCAACTTGTGAGTTGTGAACTTCTCAATAAATCTAGTTTATCCTATTGTTTAATTTTGCGCAAGATGATTTTTGCATTTTTTTAAAAATCCTGTCGTTATAAGGTGTTAAGCGCATACGTTGTGTAAGGTATAAAAATTTTCATAATAAATAATTTGCACGATATAAGAATTTATATTTCAAACCATAACTCACGAGTTATGGGTAACTCTGTTAGGTATTTTGGAGGTGGTAAAGTGCAATTTTTTAGTAAGTTATTTGAATTAAAGAAAGAGATTGATCAATTTTACAAGGCGGAGTTAGAGCGCTTTGATATTACCGATACGCAATTCTTCTTGTTAACTTATATTGATAGTGTGGAGCTTGCTAGCCCCACCAAGCTTTCAGGAATTTTTAATATCAGTACGCCAGCAATTTCACGTCTTTGTCGGGAATTAGAAAATAAACGACTCATTGAACGTTTCCGTGATAGTGGTATTCAAGCTGATTATCGCCTGGTATTCATTCGTTTAACACCAGCAGGGCGACATAAATTGGTAGCAGTTAACCAAGCATTAGACGACTTAATCAACGCAACTGAAGAAGATGCAATGGTCCATAAACTGGATGCTAGTCGCGCATTGATTAACACACTACAACTTAGTTAGCATTAGAAATTTGTCAGGAGAATGAAGAATGGAAGCTATTAATATCGAAGAAATTGAAGCATTAGATATAGAAGTGAAACGAATTATTGCAGAGCTACAAGCTGAAAAAGATAAGAATCAAGTCTTGATGACTGAAAATAATCAATTACGTCAAAAAGTGACCGAAACTGATCAATACCGGCATAAGGCTGAACAGTTAGCCCATGAAGTCCGTCATTTAAAAACACAAGGGCAAAGCAATATCTCAGAACTTAATAGCCAAGATATCTCAGAAATTATGGTCGCTGCCAAAGTCGCCGCTAACCAAATGGTCAAAAAAGCTGAAAAAGAAGCGCGCGATTATGAATTAACTAAAAGAGCAGCGCTTGAAACCGTTAAGGCTGAAGCGGATGTCTTTCAAACTAATTTGTTGAAGGTGAAAGCCCAAATCGAAAATGATTTGACGGCTTGGATGACGCGTATTGATGAAATTGCGCAAGTACCCACATCGACTGAACAGGAACACTAATAGATGGGATGAAGAATGATGATTAAACTATATCGCGGAGCGACTCCTGTTGAACGTGAGGATCAGGTAGCATTCGAGAATGATCCAGAACAAATCATTAAGACCTATAAAAAAATTATTGCCAAATACGCTAGTACACTACCGAGTCCCAAAATCTACGTCCAGTACTTAGAAATGCGTTACTATTTCGAAGTCGATGTTACAGGACATGCACGGGTACCGGTTCGCCGAGTTGTTCGTTTGTTGAAGAGTGCCTTTCCCCAATTTATTTGGACGCGGGTTGTTGAACACGCCGACAATCGTTATCGACTGGAATTCGTGCCGGTTTCTTGGTCGTATAGTGATTCGATCGATGCCGAACAAGTTTTAACTGCCGCGATTGCGGAAATGGGTTATGGCCAAAATGAATTATATGAGAGTATCAAGCAACAAATGGCGACGCTTTTTTTCGAACTATTTGATTTTGAACAAGCGGTGATGCGCCAAAAACCACAACAAGAAATTGTCGTTCCAAAGAAGGTTAGAACAATGAGTAAGCGTAATAGCGAACAAGATAACATAAGTGTAGCCGAAGAACCAGAACAGCCTATTATTGATCGGGAAGTAGCGCTGCAAGAAAAGATTAAGGATTTACTGGGTAAGTTATATGGCACTAAGGAAACGCAACAACCTACTGAAGAAATAAAAGAAGAAGCAAAAGTAGTACAAATTAGGCCGACTAGACTTAAGGAACAAAAGAGTGAACAGGTTACGCCCAATATTAAGGCACCAGTAGTATCGGAATCTGTGGGGGCGTTACTTGCCAAAATAAAAAAAAAAATCGCTCCTATCACGAAACAGTAAGTTTAAGGCAAGTTCGACTTAAAAAACAATTGATTTTAGGCGGTGTCAGTCTCGCAGTGGTTATTTCACTAGTTTTGTCGCTTGCTCAGTTTTTCGAAATCGCAAGCGTTGATGGCCAGTCAATGCAGCCAACTTTTCGGAATAATGAAATGGTTGTAATCGTGAAGAATCCCACAAAATTAACACGTGGTGATGTGATCGCTTTAAATGTACCTAGTATGGCAGATAAAACATTTATCAAGCGAATTATTGGGTTACCAGGAGATACCGTTTATGCTAGCGGCGGTACTTTATACATTAACGATAAGCCGATTGAACGTCTTGCCAAACAAGGACCGACACCCAAGTTTAGCTTATTAACGAGTACCGGGCAGACTATCGTTCCTGACAAAAAATTATTTGTATTAGGAGATAATCGCCAAAATTCAACTGATAGCCGTACTTTTGGATTTGTTGATTACGATGACATTATTGGAAAAGTTGGTCTATAGGAGGAAAAATGAAAAAATGAGAATAATGATACGAAAAAAACAAGCTATTCTTATTTGTTTAACTGTAACTTGTTTGATTGGACTTGTTTGGAGCATTTTGCGGTTAGAGCCGCATCTATTAGCAGGCGATACTCAAGTAGTAGATCTAGTAGTTAAAGGACAGACTGATCATCAGGAGATTCAATTAACAGTTGATGATCGAAATAGCGACGATACTAAGATAGTTGTCCCCCTAGGGAAAAATTTGGCATATCAACCAACAGAACAGACTAATGCTAGTGTTACATATGACCAGATTAATAACCAACTAGTAATTGATTGGTTGAAAGGGAGACCCAAAAATGCCCATTTAAAGCTTAATGCAAAACACCCGGGGACTTATGTTTTTAAAGCACAGACTACTCGGGATAATCAGCCCGTTAATTCTGAGTCAATAGCTATTACCGTTATTGACTCAGAGAAGAAGTTGTTAAGCCAGGGGAGTCAAGAATCGCTACCTGCTGCTACTAGCAATATCGAACAGATTGAAAATCAAGATACAGCTACCTCATCAAGAGACTCAAAACAAATTTTGCCAGTTGGTAAGCCAACAACCAAATTAGCCAGAGCCACAGTGCCAGCAGATACTGCTATTGTGAAACCCGCCGATTTGGGGAATCAACCTTGGTTATTGTATCTGTTGAAATTAAGATGGAAGATGGATATTACTCAAGGCAAAACAACATTTGGCGATTTGAAAAAAGTATATGGGTTAAGTGTCCGTTATAAATCTGGCGATACACCCACTGATTACTCAAAAATAACAGGACAGATTCCAGCGGGGATTAAATATTTTCCAAATTTAACTGAGATACAGTTAGG
This DNA window, taken from Latilactobacillus sakei, encodes the following:
- the lepB gene encoding signal peptidase I; amino-acid sequence: MGICGGVTCQNKKKNRSYHETVSLRQVRLKKQLILGGVSLAVVISLVLSLAQFFEIASVDGQSMQPTFRNNEMVVIVKNPTKLTRGDVIALNVPSMADKTFIKRIIGLPGDTVYASGGTLYINDKPIERLAKQGPTPKFSLLTSTGQTIVPDKKLFVLGDNRQNSTDSRTFGFVDYDDIIGKVGL